ACACACCGCCAGCAGCAGCACCACTCGCTGGAACATCGCTCCACCCGCTTTCACACCGGCCCTGGAAGCGCGGCAGCGTATGTCACGGGAGGGCGCCATCGCGACTAGCGGTTCTTCGCGCCCTGCTCGCGGATGCGCGCTTCCTGCGCGCGCAGCTCGGGGGTGAACTCGGCGCCGAAGTCGTCGTCCTCGTAGACCTGGCGCAGCTCCAGCTCCACGTTGCCGCCCGCGTCGAGGGACGGCCAGCGCTTGAGCCACTCCAGCGCCTCCTCGCGCGACTTGACCCGGATGAGTGTGAAGCCCGCGATGAGCTCCTTCGACTCCGCGAAGGGACCGTCGATGACGGTGGGCTTGCCCTGGTGGAACTTCACGAGCGCGCCCTTGCTGGTGGGATGGAGCCCTTCCCCCTGGACCATCACGCCGGCCTTCACCATCTCCTCGTTGTAGGCGCCCATGGCGGCCAGCAGCTTCTCGTCGGGGAGGACGCCCGCTTCCGTGTCCTTGTCCGCCCTGCGGATGATCATGAATCGCATCGGTGTGGCTCCTGGAGGCTGCCTTCCCCAGGGCAACGAATGGGGCCGGGGAAAATCGACACGGCCTTTTATTTTTCCGCCGCGCCTTCCAAGTCCTCGCAATGACGGGACTTTCCCTGGCCCGGCCCCAGGTGTGACAGTGCCCCCATGCGCGAGGGTGTGAATTCCCCCGGGACGAAATCCTTTCCGGCCAGCGGCCTGCTGCACCCCGGGGTGCTGGTGGCCGTGGTGCTGCTCGTCCTGAACGACCACGTCTTCAAGGCGCGCTGGCCGTCGTGGTGGACGGGGAAGCTCTCCGACGTCGCAGGGCTCGCGATGTTCCCGCTGCTCCTCCAGGCGCTGTGGGAACAGGCGTCCTGGCGACGCTCGCGGGACTTCCGTCCGTCGTTCGCGGTGCTCGTCGGCGCGGTCGTGCTCACGGGGCTGTGCTTCGCCGCGACGAAGCTTTCGACGGACGCGGGGAATGCGTGGCGCTGGGCGCTGGGCGGACTGCAGTGGCCCTTCTTCGCGCTGCGGGCCTGGCTCGCGGGCGTGCGCATTCCTCCGGTCCGCGCCACGCAGCACACGGTGGACGTCACGGACCTGCTCACGCTGCCCGCGCTTTTCATTCCCCTGTGGCTCGGTTGGCGGCGTGCTCGCGAGGCGTCTTCGCCGCCTCCTTGATTGCTGCGCGCTGTGTTTTTCACGTCGCAAGACGTGTCAGACCCCACCTGCACATTGCGCCCCGTCACGCATTGAACCGGCAGGGGCCATCATGTCCGCGCATTCTTCTCAATCCCATACATCCACTCCCTCGACCATCCTTGAGCAGGTGCGCCAGTGCGCCGCGTCCGTCACCCGCTACCCGCTCGACATCCTGACGGAGCACGCGCAGCTCGAGGATGAGCTGGGCATCGACTCCGTGAAGCTCGCGGAGATCGCCGCCGTCATCGCGCGCGAGTTCCACCTGCCGCCGGACCGGCTGCCGCGCAACGGGAAGGCGCGCACGCTCGGCGCCATCGCGGGTGCGGTGACGGAGGCGTTGGGGCCGTCGCTCCATGTCGCGCCCGTGCAGACGCCGGTGGCGCCCGTCGCGACCGCGCCCGTCGTGGTGGAGGCGAAGCTGGGCACCGGTGCTGGCGACCTCCTGCCGCGCGTGCGTGCCGTGTTCGCGCGCGTGACGCGCTACCCGGAGGACCTGCTCACGCCGCACGCGGACCTGGAGGACGAGCTGGGCATCGACTCCGTGAAGCAGGCGGAGGTGATGGCCGTGCTGATGAAGGAACTGGGGCTGGCTGACGCCCCGAAGCCTTCGCAGCGCCTGCGCACGATGGCCGCCATCGCCGACGCGGCCCGTGCGCTGTTGCCGTCCGCGCCGTCCGCTCCGGAGGTCGAACCTCGCGCGCCCGTCCACGCGGCGCCGACGCCGCTGCCGTCGCGCACGGAGCTGCCCTTCGCCGGGAAGGTCGCGCTCGTCACGGGTTCGGGCAAGGGCATTGGCCGGGTCATCGCGACGCGGCTGGCGCGCCTGGGAGCGACGGTGGTCGTCAACTCGTTCCACTCCCGTGAGGACGGAGAGAAGACGGCGCGGGACATCGTGGACGCGGGCGGCAAGGCGCTGCACCTGTGGGGCTCTGTCGCGCAGGAGGAGCACCTGGAGCGGATGTTCTCCGCGATCCGCGAGCAGTTGGGAGGGCTCGACCTGCTCGTGTGCAATGCGTCCAACGGGCTCATCGGTCCGTTCGACCGCATCGCGCCGAGGGACTGGGACAAGGCGTTCCGCACCTGCATCACCGGCACCTACGAGTGCGCGATGCGCGCCCGTCCGCTGATGGCCGCGCGCGGGGGCGGGAGCATCGTCACGATGTCCACGTCCATGTCGCAGCGGTACATGCACGACCTGGGCTGCCAGGGCGTGGTGAAGGCGGGCGTGGAGTCGCTCACGCGCTATCTGGCCGCGGAGCTGGCGCCGGATGGCATCCGCACCAACTGCGTGTCCGCGGGGCCCGTGCACGGGGACCTGCTGGGCATGTTCCCGGACGCACCGGAGCGCGTCGCGCGTTGGGAGTCGGCGACGCCGGGCGGACGGCTGTGCACCGCGGACGACGTCGCGGACGTGACCGAGCTGCTGCTGGGGCCCAAGACCCAGCGCGTGAATGGCGCCATCTGGGTGGTGGACGCCGGCCTCTCCGGGACCGTGGACGGCCTGCTGCCGGCCGCTCGCGCGTCCTGATCCGTTCCCCTTTCCGGAGCCACCACCATGGACTTCTTCGCCGTCCCGTACGACATCCACTTCGATGACACGATGGCCTACGGGAGCCATCACTTCCTCACCAACTTCAAGTTCCAGTGCGCCGGCCGCGAGCACCTGCTCTTC
This window of the Corallococcus macrosporus genome carries:
- a CDS encoding YciI family protein; amino-acid sequence: MRFMIIRRADKDTEAGVLPDEKLLAAMGAYNEEMVKAGVMVQGEGLHPTSKGALVKFHQGKPTVIDGPFAESKELIAGFTLIRVKSREEALEWLKRWPSLDAGGNVELELRQVYEDDDFGAEFTPELRAQEARIREQGAKNR
- a CDS encoding SDR family oxidoreductase; its protein translation is MSAHSSQSHTSTPSTILEQVRQCAASVTRYPLDILTEHAQLEDELGIDSVKLAEIAAVIAREFHLPPDRLPRNGKARTLGAIAGAVTEALGPSLHVAPVQTPVAPVATAPVVVEAKLGTGAGDLLPRVRAVFARVTRYPEDLLTPHADLEDELGIDSVKQAEVMAVLMKELGLADAPKPSQRLRTMAAIADAARALLPSAPSAPEVEPRAPVHAAPTPLPSRTELPFAGKVALVTGSGKGIGRVIATRLARLGATVVVNSFHSREDGEKTARDIVDAGGKALHLWGSVAQEEHLERMFSAIREQLGGLDLLVCNASNGLIGPFDRIAPRDWDKAFRTCITGTYECAMRARPLMAARGGGSIVTMSTSMSQRYMHDLGCQGVVKAGVESLTRYLAAELAPDGIRTNCVSAGPVHGDLLGMFPDAPERVARWESATPGGRLCTADDVADVTELLLGPKTQRVNGAIWVVDAGLSGTVDGLLPAARAS